One stretch of Cygnus olor isolate bCygOlo1 chromosome 1, bCygOlo1.pri.v2, whole genome shotgun sequence DNA includes these proteins:
- the MOGAT2 gene encoding 2-acylglycerol O-acyltransferase 2 — protein MNIEFAPLSLPLQRRLQTASVVQWVFSFLGLAQCCIALFIGLLFTRFWLLSALYAAWWLTDREAPSRGGRRIQLLRNSVVWRYMRDYFPVTLVKTAELDPRQNYLMGFHPHGVLAVGAFLNFCTEASGFSTLFPGITPHLMMLSLWFRVPFLRDYLMGGGLVSSDKESASHVLQRPGGGNLLTIIVGGAQEALDARPGSCTLLLKNRKGFVRVAIEHGTPLVPAFSFGENDLFDQVSNPKGSWLRRIQHRLQQVMGISLPLFHARGIFQYSFGLVPYRRPICTVVGKPIPVQKKHKPSEEEVDRVHQKYLEELCKLFEEHKAKYNIPEDSHLEFI, from the exons cacagtgctgcatAGCTCTCTTCATCGGCCTCTTGTTCACGAGATTTTGGCTGCTCAGTGCCCTCTACGCCGCGTGGTGGCTCACGGACAGGGAAGCGcccagcagaggagggagaCGGATCCAGCTCTTACGGAACAGCGTTGTCTGGAGATACATGAGGGACTACTTCCCTGTCACG CTGGTGAAGACAGCGGAACTGGACCCCAGGCAGAACTACCTGATGGGATTTCACCCCCACGGGGTGCTGGCCGTGGGAGCCTTTCTCAATTTCTGCACAGAGGCCTCAGGATTTTCCACGCTCTTCCCGGGCATCACCCCGCACCTGATGATGCTCTCCTTGTGGTTTCGTGTCCCCTTCCTCAGGGACTACCTGATGGGTGGAG GCCTTGTGTCCTCCGATAAGGAGAGCGCATCCCATGTGCTGCAGAGGCCAGGCGGGGGGAACCTGCTGACCATCATCGTTGGCGGGGCACAGGAGGCTCTGGATGCCCGGCCGGGATCCTGCACCTTGCTGCTGAAAAATAGGAAGGGATTTGTTCGCGTGGCCATCGAGCACGG CACCCCGCTGGTCCCTGCCTTTTCATTCGGGGAGAACGACCTCTTCGACCAAGTGAGCAACCCCAAGGGCTCCTGGCTGCGGCGAATCCAGCACCGGCTCCAGCAGGTCATGGGcatctcccttcccctcttccatGCAAGAGGCATCTTCCAGTACAGCTTCGGGCTGGTCCCCTACCGCCGGCCCATCTGCACCGTGG TTGGGAAACCGATCCCAGTGCAGAAGAAGCACAAGCCCTCCGAGGAAGAAGTTGATCGAGTCCATCAGAAATACCTGGAAGAGCTGTGCAAGCTCTTTGAGGAGCATAAAGCTAAATATAACATCCCAGAAGACAGTCACCTTGAATTTATATAG